From the Sphingobacteruim zhuxiongii genome, the window GCATTATGTTGGGAGCCCATCCATTCTTGGTTCATCCGTAAAACGACGTCCGCGTAGATTCCTTTATGTGCACTATTAGGATTATCGCGCGTTGTATACTGCATATTCAACATCAGTCCGTTGTTGTTGATGTTAACAGGATCAAAGTTGTTCCATCGGCTGTAGATTTGGCTGGGCGACATGTTCTCGTCGCTTCCTAAGGTTTCCAGACCACGTTTTAACTCGAAGAATACTCCAGCACCGACGAAGGCACCGGGAAAAAGTTGCTTATAGATCCGCTCGTTGATCGTATAGGCGGTAAATTTATTGACAAAGCGATGTCGCTCGGGATTGTTGATAATCAGTTCTTCTTCCGTTGGATTCTCTAATGGGATCCCCATACCTATTCCGTAATCTAATCCTACGGCCTTGGCGACCATGACGTTACCTTTAATGTTCCATTTGTTGGAGGGCGTGTAAATATCATGAATTAAATAGCCTACGATAATACCTCTTGTTGTATAACTTAAGGCGGCGGCAGCAATCGACATCTGCGTGTTGGGTTGGTTGCCCAATACTTTTCCACCTACGGCTTTAATTCCAATCTGTGCACCAATGGAAGGGTTGTAGTTGATATTTGGGAGGTAAGAAATTGGAGAGCGCTTTTTTGGCGTTGTGTCTTTTGGTTTTTTTGAAGGGATAATATCTTTGAAAAGGTCAACAATATCGTATAATTCCTGTGTGTTTCGCGTACTATCCTGCTGTTGTTTGGTGGTAACGCTATCTTGAATCAGTATTTGTTGCGCGTGAGTTGGCATAATATAAGCCAAGAGTAAGAACAAACTGATGAGGATTTTCCGCATGATTAAAGTATATGATTGATGTCTTTGTATATCAGTGTCGTTCACAATAAACAATAGGTTTAGTACATTGTTTTCACGAGCTCCTTTACAGACGCTAAATTATCGAATTTTTCATACATTCCTAGGAATCCTGTTAATCCGCCAGTATGAATTGCTAAAATCTTACTGTTGGGTTTAATATTGCCCTGTTTTACTTGGTCAAAAAGAGCGTACATCATTTTTCCAGTATAGGTAGGCTCGATCATAATGCCTGTTGTTTGTATTAAGCTATGTATAAACTCGAGGAGCTCAGGTTTGGTCTTGGCATACCCACCGAAATGATAGTCTGTATGGAGTCTCAGTTGGACGGTGTCAATTCCCCAATCTTGAATATCTTTTTGAATAAAATCGCCGCCCTTTAAAACGGGGATTGCATGTACAATGCTGTTCTCTTTGCGTTTTGTGATTGCCGATAAGATGCCGGCGCAGGTAGTTCCTGTTCCAGCGGCAAGGAATATATCGCTGTAGGATTCTGTTAGTTCCTCAACTATAGTTTCACAGCCAATAATACCTTCTTTGCTGCGTCCACCTTCATCAACAAATAGCGCGGAATCCCTATTGAAATGTGACTCGAATAAAGCATACTTGTCCTTATAAGCTGTTCGATCTACAAAAATTAGATGCATACCAAACAGTTTGCAGAGACTGAGGACTGGGTTTGAAACGTCTTCGCCACGAACGAACGCATAGGTTTTTAGTTGGAACTGCGCTCCGGCAGCTGCACTTGCCAATAAATGGTTTGACCAAGCACCGCCGAATGTAACTAACTTATTTATTTTTAATTGCTTCATATGGCTAATATGAAGTTTTAGTTTTCTCCATTTATTTCCCGAGATAAATGGATGTATCATATCGTCACGTTTAATGGCGAGTTCGATATTTTTTTCCGTCAACAGGGGATGGGCTATGTGTTGTACAGGACTATATATAGGGAATTCGAGCGACATGGGGTAAAGTTAAGGATTAATCTATTTGTTGAAACTGCCGAATGTAAAATAAGGAAGCTTAGGTACATCAGGTGAAAAATATTACTTTTGTGGCTATGACGGAAGAATTGGATTTAGAACAGGACGAACAAGAACTTTTTGAGCATTTACGTATCGTTGCCGACAAGGGGCAGGCGGCTTTACGCTTGGATAAATTCTTAATGAATCGTGTGGAAAATACCTCGAGGAATCGCATTCAGAATGCGATTGATTCGGGTTCTGTTTTAGTGAATGAGAAAGCTGTAAAAGCAAGTTACAAGGTGAAGCCTTTGGATGTTATTACGGTTGTTCTTCCAGACCCACCGCGGGATACCGAAGTCTATCCAGAAGATATTCCCTTGGATATTATTTATGAAGATGATGATGTCTTATTGGTTAATAAACAGGCGGGTATGGTTGTTCATCCTGGGTTTAATAACTATACCGGTACGCTGGTGAATGCGCTGACTTTCCATTTAAATCAATTGCCTACCTTGCCGGGGAATACTGGACGTCCGGGTCTCGTACATCGTATTGATAAAGATACTTCTGGTCTATTAATCATTGCAAAGAATGAGTGGGCAATGACTTTCCTGGCGAAGCAATTTTACGAACACTCTATAGCACGTAAATATATTGCTTTGGTTTGGGGCGATTTGAAGGAAGATGGCACGGTTACTGGCTATATTGGTCGGAACATGAAAGATCGTCGGATTATGGACATCTATGATGATCCGGAGAAAGGGAAATGGTCTGTTACGCATTATAAGATTTTGAAACGTTTGGGCTATGTAACCTTAGTGGAGTGCCAATTGGAAACTGGGCGTACACATCAAATTCGCGCGCATATGAAGTTTATCGGTCATCCCTTATTCAATGATGAGTCTTATGGTGGTCATAAGATATTAAAGGGAACGACGTTCACGAAATATAAGCAGTTTGTTGATAATTGTTTTGCTTTATTGCCAAGACAAGCCTTGCATGCGAAGAGCTTAGGCTTTGAGCATCCAAAGACTAAAGAATTTTTACATTTTGAAGTACCAATACCTGAGGATTTCCGTTTAGCATTAGAGAAGTGGGAAAACTATAGTACAAACACAGTAGATTAGATAGGATAGAGGAAATATGCCGATACAATATATAAACTTTAATGGGAGTTTAGTACCCGAAGATATGGCCGTTTTAAGCGCAGATAATCGTGCTTTTCGCTATGGTGATGGATTATTTGAGACGATGTTATGGAAAGACGGCGATATTCGTTTTTTAGATTTTCACGTTGAACGCTTGCAAGAAGGCATGTCCTTGTTGCAGTTTGAAGATACCGGTATTTTTGATACTTTTTTTGTTCGCAGTAAAACCGAGGAACTGATTCGCAAGAATAATATGATGGGTCAGGTTCTACGCGTACGCCTAATTATTTTCCGAATGGGGGCTGGACTTTATGGTCCAGAGTCTAACAAGGCTGGCTATGTGCTGCAAGTGGAGCGCAAGCAAGAAACGCTACGGGATAAGAAATTGGGTTTAATAGTCGATTTATATACAGACTTTAAAAAGCCTTACAGCGAGCTTTCTAAGCTGAAGTCGAATAATGCTTTAGTTTATGTGATGGCGGGTATCTTCCGTAAGAAGCACGCCTTTGATGAAGTCTTTATCGTTAACCAAGCAGGAAATTTATGCGAGGCCTTGACTTCGAATATTTTTATCTACTACAATAAGGTTTTGTATACACCGGCATTGTCTGAAGGCTGTATTGCTGGGGTGATGCGTCGAGTGGTCATGGATATTGCGCTTTCTGAAGGTATTGAGGTTGTTGAAGCGGAGATTAAGCCGGACATTATGAAGGTTGCGGATGAGATTTTCTGTACCAACGCGACCCAAGGTATACAATGGGTTATGGGCTATAAACAAAAACGTTATTTTAATAAGATTTCAAGAGTATTCCAAGATCGTCTCGCGAATTGGACTTACGAAGTTGAAGAATAAACAAAAAAAGAGGCTATCCAATTTTTGGAAGCCTCTAATTTTGGAATAATGGAATAGTGTGGAATTCCATTATGTAAGTAGTTCTTGACTACTCCTAGGTATATATTACACTTAGTTCTTTACAAGTTCAGTATTGACAATGATTTTTACGTCAGAAGCCACGGCTTGTACACCAGTTGGCAATTTGTCATTGTAATTGATATGGTAATCCAGGCGGTTGATGCTTGTTGTTGCTGTAAAGCCCGCACGAGTTTTTCCCCATGGATCAGTGATAATTCCGTTGTTTTGCACGACTTGAAATACCACAGGTTTAGTGACATCACGAATCGTTAGGTCACCTTTTAACGTATAACGTCCTTTTTTTCCTTTGATTAATACGCCATTTGTCAATGTCATTTTTGGGAATTGCGCAGCATTAAAGAAGTCATCGCTTTTTAAATGTTGGTCTCTCGCATCGATACGCGTATCAATGCTGTTGACATCAATTTCAAAGGCAATTTTTGCTTGGTTAAAGTTGACGCTATCCGTTGTTTCTACAGCACCCGATAGGGTATTGAATGTTCCATCAACGAAAGAGATTCCCAGATGGTTAACTTCAAATCTTGCACTTGTATGCGCAGGGTCAACTGACCATTTTACTTGCGCAAAGGCTGTATTCGTTATTAATAATAAGGAAGCTAGGGCTGTTAATAATGTTTTCATAAATCTATTTTTTTATTATCTGCATAAATGATAAGGCAAAGTTGCCATTAAAATTTATTGCAAATATTGATCTATGTTAATAAATCTCGAAAACAGGAATTAGTTTGTCATAAAATTATCAGAACTCACGAGATTTGCTATTCGTTGGAACTCGTTTTCCAGCATATTCTTATTAATTCAATTCTTGATTAAAATTTGGTAAGGTGCACTATGCTTTTTAAAATAGTGAATTAACATTATTCAATATTTTAATTGATATTGTTAAGATATGATAATTTTTAACTAATTACTAATTCTTTTTTTAAAGAAGTGCTTTTTAGTATTTGTTTTAAAAAGTAGAATTCTTCTTAATGTTCTCATCCATAGAATATAGACTTCGATTCATTTGGTCTGTGGATTGTTGAAAACTTGTATAACAATTTCAATACATTGAGACATGGTTCACACTTGCTGAGATTAGGCTAGTTTTTTAAGCAACTTAGTGATTCGTTTTTGTTGACTTTCTTTGGGTAGGTCGTTTAGACGTTGGTTCAAGGCGGTTTTAAATATTTCTTGGAAAGGCTTCGGCAGTTCTTTCATGATTTCTTCAGCATACATGGGGTATTGATTGTCTGGAGCCTGTTTTAGTTGCTTCAATAGTCTATGGAAGGTTTCTTCTTGCAGTTCAGCGTGTTTTAGGAGCTTCACGAGTGTTTTTACAAAATTATCGCGGGTAATGACGGATCCTTGCGTGGCGGCTAGCTCAAGCTGATCCAAAGAATCGACAATTTGCGATGCTGTTTGATCGGCGATGCTGTAAATTGCAGTCATTGCTCCCCATTGAAGACGATTGTTTTTACTGCTCAATAGGTACAGGAAAATGGAGAAATAAGGGGCGATTAATGTGGGCTTTCTTTCTGCGATTTCATAGAGAGTCTTTATACAATCATTTTGAAGCTTTCTATTGGATAGGTTTTCGAGCAATTCATTGATGGCCTCTTGGTCTTCATTTGCTGCGATCTGTATCGCTAAAGCAATATTTGCCGTTTCATCTTTTAATCCTTGAGCTGTTGAGAGTTTGCTTAATATGGACATAACACCTTATTTTCTGTTGTTGATAATTGGTTCTTATTCGCTTGAACAAATATAAACATCGCTATTTAATTTGTTGATGAAATCGGTACGTCATAAAATCAATTAATTTTTGGTATTAGTATGTTTTGGAACGGTTTTGTCTTCATTGCTATAGATGTTCAAACTAAAGTGAGCTTATAATCGTTATGCTATAGGATTCGATAATATATAATCAAATAGTGAAATGAAGCTTATTTTTTAAATAACATCAGATTGATATCTTCCGATATTATAATTCGTATCTTAATAAAAATTGGGTAGTGCATGCAATTTAACGGTTTTCAAAAAATTAAAAGGGTAGGTCAGATCTTGAAGATCCTATCGAAACATGGTTTTGATGAGATTATTTCGCGTTCAAATATTGATCGATTACTTCCAGATAGCTTTTTATTTTGGAACAATCATGCGAAGAAGATCTTTGAGGACGATTTTAATACGCGTATCCGTATGGCAATCGAAGAGCTCGGGCCGACGTTTGTGAAGCTTGGGCAATTATTGAGTAATCGTCCGGATATTATTCCAAAGGATTTGCAAGAGGAGCTTGTCAAGTTGCAGGATGATGTGATGCAAAGCCCGATTGATTTGCGTGCGGTATTGGCTTCGGAATTGGAGATCGATTTGGATGCTCATTTTTCGGAGATCAATGTGGTTCCTATCGCTTCGGCGTCCATAGCACAAGTGTATAAAGCGAAATTGATCAATGGCCAAGATGTTGCACTGAAAGTTAAACGTGCGGGAATTGATGAGGTTATTCGTGCAGATTTGGACTTTATCAAGGATCTGGTGCAGCTTCTACAGCGCAAATATGAGGTTATTTACAAGATGAATCTCTATCAGATCGTGCTTTCCTTTGAAAGTTCATTATTAAATGAGCTTTCATTCACCAATGAATTGAATAATATCGAGCGCTTTCGTCGGAATTTTGCCTTGAATAATGATGTTTATGTTCCGAAAGTGCACCGTCAGTACAGTACCGACAGGGTTTTATGTCTTGAATTTATTGAGGGGGTTAAAGTTAATGATCTGGAAGGCTTTAAGCGATATGGCTTGTATACGAAGTCTGTTCTTCAAAATGTTTTAGATCTTTACTTGGAGCAAGTGCTGATGCATGGTTTCTTCCATGCGGATCCTCATCCTGGAAATGTCTTGGTTAATAAACGAGGGCAGGTGGTTTTTCTAGATTTTGGGGCTATGGGCTTTATGATTGCGCAGGATCGGAATATCATTGAGGCGATGGTGCTAGACTTCTTAGCGAATGATGCGAAAAGCTTGATTAAGAATATTAAGAAGTTAGCAGTCGTGCACCATATTGAAGATGAACGTCGCTTGGAGCGGGATGCTTACGAGATTTTTGAAATGATTAAGCAAAATGCGTTAGATGATATCGATATCTCGGTTATGCTCCAAAAGTTAAATATTGTTTTGCAGAGCAATCATATCTTACTTCCCGATTTCGTGTACATATTACTTCGCGGCGTTTCTATATTAGAGGGTACCGGTCGGCAGTTGGATGCGGAGCTTAATGTCCCGGAGAGTATTGAGCCATTTGCGAAAAAGATTGCCCAAGAGAAGCTTTCCGCGGAGTATTTAATACAACAATTAAAAGAGAAGGCGAAGTTTGCGAAAGACGTGTTGACGGAAGTGCCTGTTGATCTTTTAGAGCTTCTAGAGAAAGTTAAAAACGACAAGGTGACTTTAAATCATAAGATGCAAGATTTTGATAATCTGCAGCTTATTTTACATCGAATGGGGAATAAGTTTCTATTATCAATTCTAGCGATGACCTTTGGTGTAGGGGCGAGCATTATGGCGCATGGTAGGGTTGGTTATTTGGTTTGGGGCATTCCTGTCTTGTCTTGGTTTGGCTTTATTGCAAGTTTCATCATTTGCTTTGCCTTGCTAAACCACCTTTATAAGAGTAAATAGTGACATAGCTATAAAACAAGATAAGACAGCCAATTGCTGTCTTATCTTGTTTCTGGTCGTTTTATTTTAAAACTAGAATTTATAAGTTACGCCAGCACCGAGTACTTGTCTAACTTGTAAACCTGGCCCTTTTGTTCCATCGCTTTTAGGAACATCGATATTGTCATCATAGATTAATTGCGCTGCGGCATTAACTGAGATAAATTTATTGACCTGCATTTTCAGGTTGGCTGTATAATCTACATCAACGTTTTGTGGATCTTGTAGATAGTTTGAATATAGTTTTAGGATATTTTCTAAGGCGATATTCTCCATGATACCCAGTTTGTAATAAGCATCTAGGGAAGCACCAAATTCATTTCTTGAGAATTTATCGACATCTACATCGTAGAGTCCTCTCAAGCTTTTTGCGCCCACCATAATAAAGCGTGCTGCTGCTGGCGAAAGGTTAATTCTGAAGTTATCAGACTCCTTATAGGCGATACCTGGACCGAAGCTTAGATATGCTGGAGCGAATGCTTTTGAGATTAAGGTACCTGCATTGTCGTTATCATACGAATAACCATTTGCAAACTGTGTGTTGAAATTTAGGAAAACAGTATATAGCCATTTTTCTGCTGCTTGATACCCCAATAAACTGTTCAACGAGAATCGGTCATCGTTTTTTCGCCAATCTGTTTCTTTTTGGAAAGTCTGTCCATAAGCTGCCAATACCTTATTGTCCCAAGACCATTTGTCTTTCTTGTAGTTGAAGTCATAGTTGAAGATTAGATTTCCAGCCATGGAATTAATTCCTCCGGCAGCCCAATTGGAGAAGGAACTTTGATTAATTAAAAAGGTGTTTTCACCTTTAATAGTCCATGTTTTTGTGGTATCCACGGCAGCTGTCTCCGTTTCTTGCGCGGAAACATTTAATGTGAATACGGTTGCGATCGTTAGTGTTGCAAGTTTTAAAAGATTCATATATATGACGTTAGCTTTTATTAATTGAGGGCAAAAATAGGGAATGGACGTTTTTCTTGACAAGCAGATTTATTTTAATGTTGTAACATTAGTTATTTGGTTCATTTAAATTTTATTTTAAAATGTATTGATATGCAGTGTTTTATATTGGTTTTTAGTCTTGAGTTCTTACTGATAGAAAGCAGACTTTATTGAGTTTCGCATGTAACTTTTTGTACTTTTTACAATAAATCTGCTTAAAATACCGTTGCGTTCGACCTAATTCCTGTTATAAATGCTTTATACTGTGACAAATTGCCCTCATTTCGATGCTGCTCAAAATTGGTTAATGTTCGATGTAGTGTTATGATGAAATATAAACTAATACTTAGCTAATTCTGAGTTTACCGACTTTAAAGGTTGTTTTAAAGAAAAAACGTCGTTTATGAACAGTGAACCTGTTTAATTCTGTGTTAAGGGTAGGTTTTAATGGTTTTCTATGGCTTGTCGGTCGTTCACTACAAATATA encodes:
- a CDS encoding DUF3078 domain-containing protein, with translation MNLLKLATLTIATVFTLNVSAQETETAAVDTTKTWTIKGENTFLINQSSFSNWAAGGINSMAGNLIFNYDFNYKKDKWSWDNKVLAAYGQTFQKETDWRKNDDRFSLNSLLGYQAAEKWLYTVFLNFNTQFANGYSYDNDNAGTLISKAFAPAYLSFGPGIAYKESDNFRINLSPAAARFIMVGAKSLRGLYDVDVDKFSRNEFGASLDAYYKLGIMENIALENILKLYSNYLQDPQNVDVDYTANLKMQVNKFISVNAAAQLIYDDNIDVPKSDGTKGPGLQVRQVLGAGVTYKF
- a CDS encoding BamA/TamA family outer membrane protein, with the translated sequence MRKILISLFLLLAYIMPTHAQQILIQDSVTTKQQQDSTRNTQELYDIVDLFKDIIPSKKPKDTTPKKRSPISYLPNINYNPSIGAQIGIKAVGGKVLGNQPNTQMSIAAAALSYTTRGIIVGYLIHDIYTPSNKWNIKGNVMVAKAVGLDYGIGMGIPLENPTEEELIINNPERHRFVNKFTAYTINERIYKQLFPGAFVGAGVFFELKRGLETLGSDENMSPSQIYSRWNNFDPVNINNNGLMLNMQYTTRDNPNSAHKGIYADVVLRMNQEWMGSQHNAYQLQTDFRKYWQLSSRRPNHVLAFWNFGSYKLGGKLPYIDLPGTSKDPYARSGRGYTMGYFKGMSYFYSEVEYRYPILRNQFLSGVVFANVQSTNDQMGTKLFQHWQPAAGAGLRVLFNKATRTNLCIDYAFGKFGQRGLFLGLNDAF
- a CDS encoding RluA family pseudouridine synthase, producing the protein MTEELDLEQDEQELFEHLRIVADKGQAALRLDKFLMNRVENTSRNRIQNAIDSGSVLVNEKAVKASYKVKPLDVITVVLPDPPRDTEVYPEDIPLDIIYEDDDVLLVNKQAGMVVHPGFNNYTGTLVNALTFHLNQLPTLPGNTGRPGLVHRIDKDTSGLLIIAKNEWAMTFLAKQFYEHSIARKYIALVWGDLKEDGTVTGYIGRNMKDRRIMDIYDDPEKGKWSVTHYKILKRLGYVTLVECQLETGRTHQIRAHMKFIGHPLFNDESYGGHKILKGTTFTKYKQFVDNCFALLPRQALHAKSLGFEHPKTKEFLHFEVPIPEDFRLALEKWENYSTNTVD
- a CDS encoding ABC1 kinase family protein, with translation MQFNGFQKIKRVGQILKILSKHGFDEIISRSNIDRLLPDSFLFWNNHAKKIFEDDFNTRIRMAIEELGPTFVKLGQLLSNRPDIIPKDLQEELVKLQDDVMQSPIDLRAVLASELEIDLDAHFSEINVVPIASASIAQVYKAKLINGQDVALKVKRAGIDEVIRADLDFIKDLVQLLQRKYEVIYKMNLYQIVLSFESSLLNELSFTNELNNIERFRRNFALNNDVYVPKVHRQYSTDRVLCLEFIEGVKVNDLEGFKRYGLYTKSVLQNVLDLYLEQVLMHGFFHADPHPGNVLVNKRGQVVFLDFGAMGFMIAQDRNIIEAMVLDFLANDAKSLIKNIKKLAVVHHIEDERRLERDAYEIFEMIKQNALDDIDISVMLQKLNIVLQSNHILLPDFVYILLRGVSILEGTGRQLDAELNVPESIEPFAKKIAQEKLSAEYLIQQLKEKAKFAKDVLTEVPVDLLELLEKVKNDKVTLNHKMQDFDNLQLILHRMGNKFLLSILAMTFGVGASIMAHGRVGYLVWGIPVLSWFGFIASFIICFALLNHLYKSK
- a CDS encoding YceI family protein produces the protein MKTLLTALASLLLITNTAFAQVKWSVDPAHTSARFEVNHLGISFVDGTFNTLSGAVETTDSVNFNQAKIAFEIDVNSIDTRIDARDQHLKSDDFFNAAQFPKMTLTNGVLIKGKKGRYTLKGDLTIRDVTKPVVFQVVQNNGIITDPWGKTRAGFTATTSINRLDYHINYNDKLPTGVQAVASDVKIIVNTELVKN
- a CDS encoding aminotransferase class IV; this encodes MPIQYINFNGSLVPEDMAVLSADNRAFRYGDGLFETMLWKDGDIRFLDFHVERLQEGMSLLQFEDTGIFDTFFVRSKTEELIRKNNMMGQVLRVRLIIFRMGAGLYGPESNKAGYVLQVERKQETLRDKKLGLIVDLYTDFKKPYSELSKLKSNNALVYVMAGIFRKKHAFDEVFIVNQAGNLCEALTSNIFIYYNKVLYTPALSEGCIAGVMRRVVMDIALSEGIEVVEAEIKPDIMKVADEIFCTNATQGIQWVMGYKQKRYFNKISRVFQDRLANWTYEVEE
- a CDS encoding 1-aminocyclopropane-1-carboxylate deaminase/D-cysteine desulfhydrase, with amino-acid sequence MSLEFPIYSPVQHIAHPLLTEKNIELAIKRDDMIHPFISGNKWRKLKLHISHMKQLKINKLVTFGGAWSNHLLASAAAGAQFQLKTYAFVRGEDVSNPVLSLCKLFGMHLIFVDRTAYKDKYALFESHFNRDSALFVDEGGRSKEGIIGCETIVEELTESYSDIFLAAGTGTTCAGILSAITKRKENSIVHAIPVLKGGDFIQKDIQDWGIDTVQLRLHTDYHFGGYAKTKPELLEFIHSLIQTTGIMIEPTYTGKMMYALFDQVKQGNIKPNSKILAIHTGGLTGFLGMYEKFDNLASVKELVKTMY